One genomic window of Roseateles sp. DAIF2 includes the following:
- a CDS encoding ShlB/FhaC/HecB family hemolysin secretion/activation protein yields the protein MEKFTFRARGERVRPLLFLSPPPARPAAAALLLLSAALSLPALAQPGAPQAAAATDAAAAAPRFDILEFQIEGNTRLSELQIEAAVLPFLGEGRSIADVDAARAALEKAYQGAGYLTVFVDVPEQRVEGGVVRLAVLEGRVERLAVTGSRYYAQGRIRAAVGELAAGQVPNFNLVQQQLAALSRGEERRVQPVLRPGRQPGTVEAELKVEDKLPLSGSIEFSNAASADTDPLRAALHLRYDNLLQRDHAIALTLMGAPMHSRESRIVVLNYTVPLTDGDALTFTAVNSSSDVDSLGGVNVLGKGVTLGLRYSLSRALAESVHSLSLGLDFKDLKENVSLGRGAGAAALSANPLRYMPLQAAYNGTWFGPTSQHNLGLTATIGLRRLLYREIDCQLADGTVVRDDQFACKNRGADGGFSTLKLDWRGQQRLGPVELAARFGAQLATQSLPSSERFSLGGADTVRGYYEGVAAGDFGWLGSLELRSRNYAPALLRAFEGANLPPFSELGLHLFADAASASLFDPEPGQQRRVPLLSGGVGLRLALSTGLSLNLDWGRRHRDLPNRRAPQDHLHLRAALRF from the coding sequence ATGGAAAAATTCACGTTCCGCGCCCGCGGCGAGCGGGTGCGGCCCCTGCTTTTTTTGTCGCCGCCGCCTGCGCGTCCCGCCGCAGCCGCCCTGCTGCTGCTGTCGGCCGCGTTGAGCCTGCCCGCGCTGGCCCAGCCGGGTGCGCCACAGGCCGCGGCCGCCACCGATGCAGCCGCCGCAGCCCCGCGCTTTGACATCCTCGAGTTCCAGATCGAGGGCAACACCCGGCTCTCCGAGCTGCAGATCGAGGCGGCGGTGCTGCCCTTCCTGGGCGAGGGCCGCAGCATCGCCGACGTCGACGCGGCGCGTGCCGCGCTCGAGAAGGCCTACCAGGGCGCAGGCTACCTGACCGTGTTCGTCGACGTGCCCGAGCAACGCGTCGAAGGTGGCGTGGTGCGGCTGGCGGTGCTGGAGGGGCGGGTCGAGCGCCTGGCGGTGACCGGTTCGCGCTACTACGCCCAGGGCCGCATCCGCGCGGCGGTCGGCGAACTGGCGGCCGGCCAGGTGCCCAACTTCAATCTCGTCCAGCAGCAGCTGGCGGCGCTCAGCCGCGGCGAGGAGCGGCGCGTGCAGCCGGTGCTGCGGCCGGGCCGCCAGCCCGGCACGGTGGAGGCCGAGCTGAAGGTGGAGGACAAGCTGCCGCTGTCCGGCAGCATCGAGTTCAGCAATGCCGCCTCGGCCGACACCGATCCGCTGCGCGCCGCGCTGCATCTGCGCTACGACAACCTGCTGCAGCGCGACCATGCGATCGCGCTGACCCTGATGGGCGCGCCGATGCACAGCCGCGAGTCGCGCATCGTGGTGCTGAACTACACCGTGCCGCTGACCGATGGCGACGCCCTGACCTTCACCGCGGTCAATTCCAGCAGTGATGTCGACAGCCTGGGCGGCGTCAATGTGCTGGGCAAGGGCGTGACCCTGGGCCTGCGCTACAGCCTGTCGCGCGCGCTGGCGGAATCGGTGCACAGCCTCAGCCTGGGGCTGGACTTCAAGGACCTGAAGGAGAACGTCAGCCTGGGTCGCGGCGCGGGCGCCGCCGCGCTGAGCGCCAACCCGCTGCGCTACATGCCGCTGCAGGCGGCCTATAACGGCACCTGGTTCGGCCCGACCTCGCAGCACAACCTCGGCCTCACCGCGACGATAGGCCTGCGCCGCCTGCTCTACCGCGAGATCGACTGCCAGCTGGCCGACGGCACGGTGGTGCGCGACGACCAGTTCGCCTGCAAGAACCGCGGCGCCGATGGCGGCTTCTCGACCCTGAAGCTGGACTGGCGCGGCCAGCAGCGCCTGGGGCCGGTGGAGCTCGCCGCGCGCTTCGGCGCGCAGCTGGCCACCCAGTCGCTGCCCAGTTCGGAGCGCTTCTCGCTGGGTGGCGCCGACACGGTGCGCGGCTACTACGAGGGCGTGGCGGCCGGCGACTTCGGCTGGCTGGGCTCGCTGGAGCTGCGCAGCCGCAACTACGCACCGGCCCTGCTGCGCGCCTTCGAGGGCGCGAACCTGCCGCCCTTCAGCGAGCTGGGCCTGCATCTGTTCGCCGATGCCGCTTCCGCCAGCCTGTTCGACCCCGAACCGGGCCAGCAACGCCGCGTGCCGCTGCTGTCCGGCGGCGTCGGCCTGCGGCTGGCGCTGAGCACCGGCCTGTCCCTCAACCTCGACTGGGGCCGCCGCCACCGCGACCTGCCGAATCGCCGCGCGCCGCAGGACCACCTGCATCTGCGCGCCGCGCTGCGCTTCTGA
- a CDS encoding PEP-CTERM sorting domain-containing protein — translation MKPLSPVPRLTPRLLRRRTAVAAAALLIGGTAGAAIRSGSSAVNPEAASFPELFLVIYDPVAKVQYTKDLGLTAKPYIEGEDQKDNFFTYAQQDAGYQKFFDPLNSDPNFQTFSSVSTEKANQRWGIYGVGGIGFGFEPHEKFAFTTLRHETAAGTVNPNWALLKGGGTFKNQEFNDAVDNFAGVTGLRGINWAVGPGGSNGTNPNNSHYRPGVTDFTNLTEADFQVNGSSVEFENFPGFFGGDSVLKDGTWKGGGPDSMNRIGNSSWFYYATSSNGDMYGPLLVDEFDNAGHDGYWGLAVNAKGEYILSYTQETAVTKVSTALGLQRRARTDFAAGVIGNNSTRFIAAPAGEFAGWTPNGGATVSAVPEPSSWLMLGLGLAGLAALQARRRHLHREDLV, via the coding sequence ATGAAGCCCTTGTCGCCTGTCCCCCGTCTCACGCCGAGGCTCCTGCGCCGAAGAACCGCCGTGGCCGCCGCGGCCCTGCTCATCGGTGGCACGGCCGGGGCCGCGATTCGCTCCGGCTCCAGCGCGGTCAATCCCGAAGCCGCATCGTTCCCCGAGCTGTTCCTCGTCATCTACGATCCGGTCGCCAAGGTCCAGTACACCAAGGACCTGGGCCTGACGGCCAAGCCCTATATCGAGGGCGAGGATCAGAAGGACAATTTCTTTACCTATGCCCAGCAGGACGCGGGCTACCAGAAGTTCTTCGACCCGCTGAATAGCGACCCCAATTTCCAGACTTTTTCGTCGGTCTCGACCGAGAAGGCCAACCAGCGCTGGGGGATCTACGGAGTGGGCGGAATCGGCTTCGGGTTCGAGCCCCATGAGAAATTTGCGTTCACCACCTTGCGGCATGAGACGGCTGCAGGCACCGTCAATCCCAACTGGGCCCTGCTCAAGGGAGGCGGGACCTTCAAGAACCAAGAGTTCAACGACGCCGTGGACAATTTCGCAGGCGTCACCGGCCTACGTGGAATAAATTGGGCGGTCGGCCCCGGGGGCTCTAATGGCACCAATCCAAACAACAGCCACTACAGGCCGGGTGTTACCGACTTTACGAACCTGACCGAAGCCGACTTCCAGGTCAATGGCTCCAGCGTCGAGTTCGAGAACTTCCCAGGCTTCTTCGGCGGCGACTCCGTTCTCAAGGATGGCACGTGGAAGGGAGGTGGCCCCGACTCGATGAACCGCATCGGCAACTCGTCCTGGTTCTACTACGCGACATCGAGCAATGGGGACATGTACGGACCGCTCCTCGTCGACGAGTTCGACAACGCCGGCCATGACGGCTATTGGGGCCTGGCCGTCAATGCCAAGGGCGAGTACATCCTGAGCTACACGCAGGAAACGGCCGTCACCAAGGTCAGTACGGCATTGGGCCTGCAGCGCCGCGCTCGCACCGACTTCGCCGCCGGTGTCATCGGCAACAACAGCACCCGCTTCATCGCCGCCCCGGCCGGCGAGTTCGCCGGCTGGACGCCCAATGGCGGCGCCACGGTCTCGGCTGTGCCCGAGCCATCGAGCTGGCTGATGCTGGGCCTGGGCCTGGCCGGCCTGGCCGCGCTGCAGGCGCGCCGGCGCCATCTTCACCGCGAAGACCTGGTCTAG
- a CDS encoding PEP-CTERM sorting domain-containing protein has product MQFKTIALAALLATTGSAFAEIKTGQNGVFGESELVFIASNAKGSFIKDLGITASAFQANGNFNISVQGAEWNKFLAFGGSDTKWSVIAANPIGFGFEPGEINAFTTVAANQPVNGVTNQAFNDAVGNFANIFAVSDIAAGTGAANIELAQAAGTEGYLGSYVDFAGYYKQQGSIGSSLKMAYLTSSSADINELVLASSFANASTTVTFDSNNIIAASTVPEPSTYALLLAGLCAVGFMARRRQA; this is encoded by the coding sequence ATGCAATTCAAGACCATCGCCCTGGCCGCCCTGCTGGCCACCACCGGCTCGGCCTTCGCCGAGATCAAGACCGGCCAGAACGGCGTGTTCGGCGAGTCCGAGCTGGTGTTCATCGCCAGCAACGCCAAGGGCTCCTTCATCAAGGACCTGGGCATCACCGCTTCCGCCTTCCAGGCCAACGGCAACTTCAACATCTCGGTGCAAGGCGCCGAGTGGAACAAGTTCCTGGCCTTCGGTGGCAGCGACACCAAGTGGAGCGTGATCGCCGCCAACCCGATCGGCTTCGGCTTCGAACCCGGTGAGATCAACGCCTTCACCACCGTGGCCGCCAACCAACCCGTCAACGGCGTCACCAACCAGGCATTCAACGACGCCGTCGGCAACTTCGCCAACATCTTCGCCGTCAGCGACATCGCCGCCGGCACCGGCGCTGCCAACATCGAGCTGGCCCAGGCCGCCGGCACCGAGGGTTATCTGGGCAGCTATGTCGACTTCGCCGGCTACTACAAGCAGCAAGGCTCGATCGGCAGCAGCCTGAAGATGGCCTACCTGACCTCGTCCAGCGCCGACATCAACGAGCTGGTCCTGGCCTCCTCCTTCGCCAACGCCAGCACCACGGTCACCTTCGACAGCAACAACATCATCGCTGCCAGCACCGTGCCCGAGCCCAGCACCTATGCGCTGCTGCTGGCCGGCCTGTGCGCCGTCGGCTTCATGGCGCGCCGCCGCCAGGCCTGA
- the epsA gene encoding XrtB/PEP-CTERM-associated transcriptional regulator EpsA, giving the protein MTTKGSLEAEALMRAADSALEVRRRYQFFVWMQSHLQPLLPHQLAICGAYKRAARELVFDVFNTVPLPDALLSALSRNTSPLMQRLQLVWLQARCRPVSTGIMAPDDGVSPDTQVLIDAGVGDMLVHGLSRPQRPSEIEGFYVFARVGAQATPAQCRHLELLLPHIHATWQRVQNFEHELSPMPSMQPQRGAHPTGITERERQILAWLREGKSNQQIGEGLGISALTVKNHVQKILRKLRASNRAQAVACAMTLNLLDHHQLPGLALFEAPKR; this is encoded by the coding sequence TTGACGACAAAAGGAAGTCTGGAGGCCGAGGCCCTGATGCGGGCGGCGGACTCGGCGCTGGAGGTGCGGCGGCGCTACCAGTTCTTCGTCTGGATGCAGAGCCATCTGCAGCCGCTGCTGCCGCATCAGCTGGCCATCTGCGGCGCCTACAAGCGCGCGGCGCGCGAGCTGGTGTTCGATGTCTTCAACACCGTACCGCTGCCCGATGCCTTGCTGTCGGCGCTGAGCCGCAACACCAGCCCCCTGATGCAGCGGCTGCAGCTGGTCTGGCTGCAGGCGCGCTGCCGGCCGGTCAGCACCGGCATCATGGCGCCCGACGACGGCGTCTCGCCGGACACCCAGGTGCTCATCGACGCCGGTGTCGGCGACATGCTGGTGCACGGCTTGTCGCGGCCCCAGCGCCCCAGCGAGATCGAGGGCTTCTACGTGTTCGCGCGCGTCGGCGCTCAAGCCACGCCGGCGCAATGCCGCCATCTGGAGCTGTTGCTGCCGCATATCCATGCGACCTGGCAGCGCGTGCAGAACTTCGAGCATGAGCTCAGCCCCATGCCGTCGATGCAGCCGCAGCGGGGCGCGCATCCCACCGGCATCACCGAACGCGAACGCCAGATCCTGGCCTGGCTGCGCGAAGGCAAGAGCAACCAGCAGATCGGCGAGGGTCTGGGCATCAGCGCGCTGACGGTGAAGAACCATGTGCAGAAGATCCTGCGCAAGCTCCGGGCCAGCAACCGCGCCCAGGCCGTGGCCTGCGCGATGACGCTCAACTTGCTGGACCACCACCAGTTGCCGGGCCTGGCGCTGTTCGAGGCGCCTAAACGCTGA
- a CDS encoding type II secretion system protein GspD, whose translation MALDFRDTRLSTAFETLSRHSGLNFAFDRDVRTDSRLTLSLRHANVDEALRLLLELQQLERKWLTPNTLLIYPATPAKKREHQDLQTRSFYLNSADPKQVQTLLRDMLKTRDLAIDERLNLVVMRDTPEAVDLAERLVAGVDRPDAELTVELELIEVSSDFGSELGIDWPASIQRGLPGGATQMPWGSGRELISSVANPALAAHLRSDRRYATLLANPRLRLRNRDKSSLVLGSKLPVFSSIAGPNIGLTTSISYQDVGLKLALQAQVLPDGEIVISLDMDLKHLLGEVRSAGDPPATAYRIGQRSTSTVVRLRDGETQLLVGMIGEDERAQARGLPGLSRLPLLGRLFGVAEDTRNRGDIVLLLTPRLQRAAPLPDAALLTLHSGRDADPAATSLRLRRGVVAASTAAAAAEAADPAAPAPEAADGEYGADAEPSVEIQTGGSAKIGEALSVSLHNKSKHLLRGELRYDLSLFAPDEAGNAPNTGSLPFELPPLGQVSLPLRVRSGAAGVVSMLEVVNLQGKNAAGEALSVQLEGSGEVTIRAE comes from the coding sequence TTGGCGCTGGACTTCCGCGACACCCGGCTGAGCACCGCGTTCGAAACCCTGTCCCGTCACAGTGGCCTGAACTTCGCCTTCGATCGCGACGTCCGCACCGACAGCCGGCTGACCCTGTCGCTGCGCCACGCCAATGTCGACGAGGCACTGCGACTGCTGCTGGAGCTGCAGCAGCTCGAGCGCAAATGGCTGACACCCAACACCCTGTTGATCTACCCGGCCACCCCGGCCAAGAAACGCGAACACCAGGACCTGCAGACCCGCAGCTTCTATCTGAACAGCGCCGACCCGAAGCAGGTCCAGACCCTGCTGCGCGACATGCTCAAGACCCGCGACCTGGCGATCGATGAGCGCCTCAACCTGGTGGTGATGCGCGACACGCCCGAGGCCGTGGACCTGGCCGAACGCCTGGTCGCCGGGGTGGACCGCCCCGATGCCGAGCTGACGGTCGAGCTGGAGCTGATCGAGGTGTCGAGCGACTTCGGCAGCGAACTGGGCATCGACTGGCCGGCCTCGATCCAGCGCGGCCTGCCCGGCGGCGCCACCCAGATGCCCTGGGGATCGGGGCGCGAACTGATCAGCAGCGTCGCGAACCCGGCGCTGGCGGCCCATCTGCGCAGCGATCGCCGGTACGCGACCCTGCTCGCGAATCCGCGCCTGCGCCTGCGCAACCGCGACAAGTCCAGCCTTGTGCTGGGCAGCAAGCTGCCGGTGTTCAGCAGCATCGCCGGCCCCAACATCGGCCTGACAACCAGCATCAGCTACCAGGATGTCGGCTTGAAACTGGCGTTGCAGGCGCAGGTCCTGCCCGATGGCGAGATCGTGATCTCGCTCGACATGGATCTCAAGCATCTGCTGGGCGAGGTTCGCTCCGCCGGCGATCCACCGGCCACGGCCTACCGCATCGGCCAGCGCAGCACCAGCACCGTGGTGCGTCTGCGCGATGGCGAGACCCAGTTGCTGGTCGGCATGATCGGCGAGGACGAGCGCGCACAGGCGCGCGGCCTGCCCGGCCTGTCCCGCCTGCCGCTGCTGGGGCGCCTGTTCGGCGTCGCAGAGGACACACGCAACCGCGGCGACATCGTGCTGCTGCTCACCCCCCGGCTGCAGCGGGCCGCGCCCTTGCCCGATGCCGCGCTGCTGACGCTGCACAGCGGGCGCGACGCCGATCCGGCGGCGACCAGCCTGCGCCTACGGCGCGGCGTTGTCGCGGCCTCGACCGCAGCAGCGGCAGCGGAGGCGGCCGATCCGGCGGCGCCAGCGCCCGAAGCGGCCGACGGCGAGTACGGCGCCGACGCGGAGCCGAGCGTCGAGATCCAGACCGGCGGCAGCGCCAAGATCGGTGAAGCCCTGTCGGTGTCGTTGCACAACAAGTCCAAGCATCTGCTGCGCGGCGAACTGCGCTACGACCTGAGCCTGTTCGCGCCGGACGAGGCTGGCAACGCACCGAATACCGGCAGCCTCCCCTTCGAGCTGCCGCCGCTGGGCCAGGTCTCGCTGCCGCTGCGCGTACGCTCGGGCGCGGCCGGTGTGGTCTCGATGCTCGAGGTCGTCAATCTACAGGGCAAGAACGCCGCCGGCGAGGCGCTGTCGGTGCAGCTGGAAGGCAGCGGCGAGGTCACGATCCGCGCCGAATGA
- a CDS encoding S8 family serine peptidase: MRSIAPRLAPTLIAAASAALLCGASSAPPRATQAPAASAALVRELVVKLGTPQPTAALLREQGLREVRPLGSGWWVLASRDALDASQLERLSAALRAAPGVEAVLGQAREQRAAVPNDTLFASEQWWLGDPAATGSAGLAGFTKAWDLSKGSTNPVIAVLDSGLTAHPDLQANMLPGYNFVSKPEYANNGVGRSNSADDPGDALTQAEFDANPALWDGCVVNAKSSWHGTLVAGQLGAVTNNAAGVSGINWNARVLPVRVSGKCGAAVADMVDGMRWAAGLPVAGVPANPNPAKILVIGFAGLYSCNVNDANADVAAAARLYGDTITELRGRGVMIVAAAGNLRSAVGRPASCAGVFGVAAVNRQGFKAFYSNFGSEVKLAATGGDADSGKTCDSLLADGGVVSTTNKGAAAPQASGWGYGAVSGSSFAAPQVAGTAALMWAANPALTLAQVEAGLQISARPHAVAAALGACSAANPSRCSCSTSSCGAGLLDAEQALRYAQAPTSYTAPTRSPASLSGSALDSCGSLQGSKPLPTPTPTPTPTPTPTPTPTPTPTPTPTPETGGGGGGGGAGSPLWLLALALSMAGLRRKEEDAVSKS, translated from the coding sequence ATGCGCTCCATCGCCCCCCGACTCGCTCCCACCCTGATCGCCGCGGCCAGCGCGGCGCTGCTCTGCGGAGCCTCCTCCGCGCCGCCGCGCGCAACGCAGGCGCCTGCGGCGTCGGCGGCCTTGGTGCGGGAGCTGGTCGTCAAGCTGGGCACGCCACAGCCGACTGCGGCCTTGCTGCGCGAGCAGGGCCTGCGCGAGGTGCGGCCGCTGGGCTCGGGCTGGTGGGTACTGGCCAGTCGGGACGCGCTCGATGCGTCGCAGCTGGAGCGTTTGTCGGCTGCGCTGCGCGCAGCGCCCGGGGTCGAGGCCGTGCTGGGCCAGGCACGCGAGCAGCGCGCGGCGGTGCCCAACGACACGCTGTTCGCCAGCGAGCAATGGTGGCTGGGCGATCCGGCTGCGACCGGCAGTGCCGGTCTGGCCGGCTTCACCAAGGCCTGGGACCTGAGCAAGGGCAGCACCAACCCGGTGATCGCGGTGCTGGACTCGGGCCTGACCGCCCATCCGGACCTGCAGGCCAACATGCTGCCGGGCTACAACTTCGTCAGCAAACCCGAGTACGCCAATAACGGCGTGGGCCGCAGCAATAGCGCCGACGATCCGGGTGACGCGTTGACCCAGGCCGAGTTCGATGCCAACCCGGCGCTATGGGATGGCTGCGTCGTCAACGCGAAGAGCAGCTGGCACGGCACCCTGGTGGCCGGCCAGCTCGGCGCGGTCACCAACAACGCCGCGGGCGTGTCCGGCATCAACTGGAATGCCCGTGTCCTGCCGGTGCGGGTGTCGGGCAAATGCGGTGCGGCGGTCGCCGACATGGTGGACGGCATGCGTTGGGCCGCAGGCCTGCCGGTGGCAGGCGTGCCGGCCAACCCGAACCCGGCCAAGATTCTCGTGATCGGCTTCGCCGGGCTCTACTCCTGCAATGTCAACGACGCCAATGCCGATGTGGCTGCGGCGGCCCGGCTCTATGGCGACACCATCACCGAGCTGCGTGGCCGCGGTGTGATGATCGTCGCGGCGGCCGGCAATCTGCGCAGCGCGGTCGGTCGGCCGGCCAGCTGTGCCGGCGTGTTCGGCGTGGCTGCGGTCAACCGCCAGGGCTTCAAGGCCTTCTATTCGAATTTCGGCAGCGAGGTGAAACTGGCCGCCACCGGCGGCGATGCCGATAGTGGCAAGACCTGCGACAGCCTGCTGGCCGATGGCGGTGTCGTCTCGACCACCAACAAGGGGGCGGCCGCGCCGCAGGCCAGCGGCTGGGGCTATGGCGCCGTCAGCGGCAGCAGCTTCGCCGCGCCGCAGGTGGCCGGTACGGCCGCGCTGATGTGGGCGGCCAATCCGGCGCTGACCCTGGCCCAGGTCGAGGCGGGGCTGCAGATCAGCGCGCGCCCACATGCGGTGGCCGCGGCGTTGGGCGCTTGCAGCGCCGCCAACCCCAGCCGCTGCAGCTGCAGCACCAGCAGCTGCGGAGCCGGCCTGCTCGATGCTGAGCAGGCCCTGCGCTATGCCCAGGCGCCGACCAGCTACACCGCACCGACCCGCAGCCCGGCCAGCCTGAGCGGCAGCGCGCTGGACAGCTGCGGATCGTTGCAGGGCAGCAAGCCGCTGCCAACGCCGACGCCCACACCGACCCCGACTCCAACCCCCACGCCGACGCCAACCCCGACTCCGACGCCGACACCCACCCCCGAAACCGGTGGTGGCGGTGGTGGGGGCGGAGCCGGTTCGCCGCTGTGGCTGCTGGCGCTGGCCCTGAGCATGGCGGGCCTGCGGCGCAAGGAAGAAGACGCCGTGTCGAAGTCCTGA
- a CDS encoding PhoX family phosphatase, with product MKGIKHPRNDQTLNPSGNVSIHTVIDAVDDSRRLFVKGSASASALAAAGGLTLSGLSATVEAAPVPASLGFPGIGFENVPASLAPVADRVRVPAGYTAELFVAWGDPIVAGGTAFAPDASNSAAEQARQYGAHTDGMAFIPFTGTDGKPSAERGLLCANNEYTHEEILHADGQANFSIAKARKSQAAHGVSVLEARRRDGKWSVVRNSPYGRRITANTRMRVSGPAAGHALLKTVEFQIGEQGSFATGRSSDGFTAYGTVNNCANGITPWGTYLTCEENWNGNFGASAALPATGANEAGKLYNRYGVVAAGFGYRWHEVDPRFDLATNPNEANLFGWVVEIDPFDPKSVPVKRTALGRFKHESAQYVVDDEGYLAVYMGDDERNEYIYKFVSAAKFNPGNRAANRELLDSGTLYVAQFGADLRGRWIALLPGTLGVDGVALRDNPNFAGANDAEVLAKILIKARMAGDAVGATMMDRPEWTGARPRIGGFKKIEIYCTLTNNNRRGSATPASANKADGSTTAASARPAVDAANPRADNIYGHIIRWREDGDSVRATGFGWDLFVQAGDTRTAKAPKPSNDYKGNIVDAPDGEADYGAPDGLWFDPFGRLWVQTDQAGDASGDWKNIGANSMVCVDPNSGTTRRFLTAPPNAEVTGITMSPDGRALFVGIQHPGEGAPPHNPEQFSRWPASQWGTASDGVTALPFGRPRSAVVVVTKNDGGVIGS from the coding sequence ATGAAGGGCATCAAACATCCGCGCAATGACCAGACGCTCAATCCGTCGGGCAATGTATCCATCCATACGGTCATCGATGCCGTCGACGACAGCCGCCGCCTGTTCGTCAAGGGCTCGGCCAGCGCCTCCGCGCTCGCCGCCGCCGGCGGCCTGACCCTGTCCGGCCTGAGCGCCACCGTCGAGGCCGCGCCGGTGCCGGCGTCGCTGGGTTTCCCGGGCATCGGCTTCGAGAACGTGCCGGCCTCGCTGGCGCCGGTGGCCGACCGCGTGCGCGTGCCGGCCGGCTATACCGCCGAGCTGTTCGTCGCCTGGGGCGACCCGATCGTGGCCGGCGGCACGGCCTTCGCGCCCGACGCCAGCAACAGCGCCGCCGAGCAGGCCCGCCAGTACGGCGCGCATACCGACGGCATGGCCTTCATCCCCTTCACCGGCACCGATGGCAAGCCCAGCGCCGAACGCGGCCTGCTGTGCGCCAACAACGAGTACACCCACGAGGAAATCCTGCACGCCGACGGCCAGGCCAACTTCAGCATCGCCAAGGCCCGCAAGTCGCAGGCCGCCCATGGCGTGTCGGTGCTGGAAGCGCGCCGCCGCGACGGCAAGTGGAGCGTGGTGCGCAACTCGCCCTACGGCCGCCGCATCACCGCCAACACCCGCATGCGCGTCTCCGGCCCGGCCGCCGGCCATGCGCTGCTGAAGACGGTCGAGTTCCAGATCGGCGAGCAGGGCAGCTTCGCGACCGGCCGCAGCAGCGACGGCTTCACCGCCTATGGCACCGTCAACAACTGCGCCAACGGCATCACGCCCTGGGGCACCTATCTGACCTGCGAGGAGAACTGGAACGGTAACTTCGGCGCCAGCGCCGCGTTGCCCGCGACCGGCGCCAACGAGGCCGGCAAGCTCTACAACCGCTACGGCGTCGTGGCCGCCGGCTTCGGCTACCGCTGGCACGAGGTGGATCCGCGCTTCGACCTGGCCACCAACCCGAACGAAGCCAACCTGTTCGGCTGGGTGGTCGAGATCGATCCCTTCGATCCGAAGAGCGTGCCGGTCAAGCGCACCGCGCTGGGCCGCTTCAAGCATGAGAGCGCCCAGTACGTGGTCGACGACGAGGGCTATCTGGCCGTCTACATGGGCGACGACGAGCGCAACGAATACATCTACAAATTCGTCAGCGCCGCCAAGTTCAACCCCGGCAACCGCGCCGCCAACCGCGAGCTGCTGGACAGCGGCACGCTGTATGTTGCGCAGTTCGGCGCCGACCTGCGCGGCCGCTGGATCGCGCTGCTGCCCGGCACCCTGGGCGTCGATGGTGTCGCGCTGCGCGACAACCCGAACTTCGCCGGTGCGAACGATGCCGAGGTGCTGGCCAAGATCCTGATCAAGGCCCGCATGGCGGGCGATGCGGTCGGCGCGACGATGATGGACCGCCCGGAGTGGACCGGCGCGCGCCCGCGCATCGGCGGCTTCAAGAAGATCGAGATCTACTGCACGCTGACCAACAACAACCGCCGCGGCAGCGCCACCCCGGCCAGCGCCAACAAGGCCGACGGCAGCACCACCGCCGCCAGCGCCCGCCCCGCGGTCGACGCCGCGAACCCGCGCGCCGACAACATCTACGGCCACATCATCCGCTGGCGCGAGGACGGCGACTCGGTACGCGCCACCGGCTTCGGCTGGGATCTGTTCGTGCAGGCCGGCGACACCCGCACCGCGAAGGCGCCCAAGCCCAGCAACGACTACAAGGGCAACATCGTCGACGCGCCCGATGGCGAGGCCGACTACGGCGCGCCGGACGGCCTGTGGTTCGATCCCTTCGGCCGCCTCTGGGTGCAGACCGACCAGGCCGGCGATGCCAGCGGCGACTGGAAGAACATCGGCGCCAACAGCATGGTCTGCGTCGACCCGAACAGCGGCACGACGCGCCGCTTCCTGACCGCACCGCCGAACGCCGAGGTGACCGGCATCACGATGAGCCCGGACGGCCGCGCGCTGTTCGTCGGCATCCAGCATCCGGGCGAGGGTGCACCGCCGCACAACCCCGAGCAGTTCTCGCGCTGGCCGGCCTCGCAATGGGGCACCGCCTCGGATGGCGTCACCGCGCTGCCCTTCGGCCGCCCGCGCTCCGCCGTCGTGGTGGTCACGAAGAACGACGGCGGCGTGATCGGCAGCTGA
- a CDS encoding PEP-CTERM sorting domain-containing protein, producing MNRSMISKTLGAAALLALGAATAAQAAAVHDNSGFGPSKVITFNGYDGLLTTGEVDVGTAEIGVEVKLTAGPYAEIGANNRDLGENGAWTGFGSGPAVEGHFLASSFTAKRGELGFSFTTGVSSVGAYLNQFRIAGVNNSLTLLAYDQYGNTLESFSYSIKTGWDGYDEGKFLGFSRASADIYGFGVAGNNIVLDNLTLAVPEPESYALLLAGLGVLGLLSRRRLQQKA from the coding sequence ATGAATCGCAGCATGATCAGCAAGACCCTGGGGGCCGCGGCCCTGCTGGCGCTGGGCGCCGCTACCGCCGCGCAGGCCGCCGCGGTGCATGACAACAGCGGCTTCGGCCCCAGCAAGGTGATCACCTTCAACGGCTACGACGGCCTGCTGACCACCGGCGAGGTGGACGTGGGCACGGCCGAGATCGGCGTCGAGGTGAAGCTCACCGCTGGTCCCTATGCCGAGATCGGCGCCAACAACCGCGACCTGGGCGAGAACGGCGCCTGGACCGGCTTCGGCAGCGGCCCGGCGGTGGAAGGCCATTTCCTGGCCAGCAGCTTCACGGCCAAGCGCGGCGAGCTGGGCTTCAGCTTCACGACCGGCGTCAGCAGCGTCGGCGCCTACCTGAACCAGTTCCGCATCGCCGGCGTCAACAACAGCCTGACCCTGCTGGCCTACGACCAGTACGGCAACACGCTGGAGAGCTTCAGCTACTCGATCAAGACCGGCTGGGACGGCTACGACGAGGGCAAGTTCCTGGGCTTCAGCCGCGCCAGCGCCGACATCTACGGCTTCGGCGTGGCCGGCAACAACATCGTGCTGGACAACCTGACCCTGGCCGTGCCGGAGCCCGAGAGCTATGCGCTGCTGCTGGCCGGTCTGGGCGTGCTGGGCCTGCTGAGCCGCCGCCGTCTGCAGCAGAAGGCCTGA